The DNA window AAATAAAAGGAGAAAAAGATATAGCCTATGACATGTGGGCCCTACTATTATCACGAAAGTAGGAGCTGTAAAGTAGGGGCTATTGTTGTAGTTAATAGCAAAATTCAAAGCCCCAGAAAGTTGGGACAGCTCAAGAAAGCAAGGGCTTTGAGTAGAAACTATTGCTGAAAATGCTCTTAGTAACTATCAGCTCAGGGAAAAAAAGGTTGAACGTGTAAAGTCTCGTTTTGCATCCTTTTTCTTTCAAATTTGTATCAACTAGTTTATGATTACCTTTAGAACCTGAAGCTTCTAAAGCATGAGCACCAAATCGGCATGTAAAATGTATTATTTTGACGCAGTAAGAGACAAGAATCCATGGCTTTGCCACCCCTGAATGTCCCACATAAGACGGACCAATTGAGCCACATTTCCCAATTGCTTTTGGCTAAAAGTTCAAAAATAATACATTTTATAACAGAAAATTGCCACGTCCAGTGAGCCTAATTTGTTTCACTATGTAACAGAAGCAATGCCACATGAGTGTGAGCGCCTAGTGACTTGGTTTAATTAGATGTCGACGATCAAAATAGGGAGAAACAATGGCAAACATTAGGTACGCGTGCAAAGGGGTGGCATTTTAAGAACTGAACATCTCAGGGAAACAATGCCCTAACTGTAGAAGTTTCTTGTTAAAATTCATCAGAAAGCATATGTAGAAGTCGCATCCATGCTAATTATGTTTTAAGAAAAATTCGAACCCATTTCTGCGACCTAAAAGTTGCAAATTCGAATTAACAACTCGTCTAATCGGACCTAATAACCAGGGCTCGGAATTTTGTTTCAATATAAACTATAACCTCATGTAACCGAGAACCATTTCAAAAgttttgaataaatttaaatatGCATTCTGAAGAATGCAAAATTCAAAATTTTGAATACTTCTAAATGTGCATTTTGAAGATTTTGCAAACATTGTAATGCCCGGAGGATTTTTCACTAGCGATGCACCTTTTCTATGAGCAAAAGGGTCGACAACTTATTAAGTTAGGTATCACATTTTGAGCCTTGTGTGACTCAGCGTCAGGTTAGGCCGTCACGCACGCGGGGATCGGAAGTGCATTGCAGACTCTGCAGGCAACACCATTCAAGTGCAAAACAACATTGGTCTGAACATCCAATCTCATGGGAATGTTCATCCAATTTTTCTTTCACTTAACTTTTCCGTAAAATATATGCATGCTCCCAACTGCCAATGTCCCATCATAaatcaaacaaaaaaaaagagattTCATTGGCTTAAAGTGAGCACATACATATTGTTTCAGAAAAAAAATTCAGCAAATGGCAAGGATTATTGGCAGCAGCTCGCATTGCTACTATTCCAAGCTTCCCAGCAGTTTCTCTCCCACGAGGAGACGAAGCCTCTCTTGCTCTCTCTGCTCTATATATATAAACACCAGAGCCCTTCTCACCACCACAGCCATGAGCGCTGCGTGAGCTCACAGCATctgagagaaagagagaaagggaggcaGCAATGGAGGCCTCGTCGTCGCTGTGGAGCGGCGTCAACTCCGGCATCGTGCTGAGCCTCCTGGCCGTGGTGTGGACGATGCTGTGGCAGGGCCTGCAGggcctccagctgcagcacttCTTCGGCCGGCACTCCCGCCGGCTCtcgcgccgcctcgccgccgccctcgacCCCTACCTCACCGTCACCATCGCCGAGTACGACGGCGGCCGCATGCGCCGGAGCGACGCGTACAAGGAGGCCCAGGCGTACCTGCAGCGCGCCACGCGGGAGGCCCGCGGCGGGGTGCGCCACCTCAAGGCCGAGCCCGACAGGGACCCCGACCGCCTGGTCCTCAGCATGGGCGACAACGAGGAGGTCGCCGACGAGTTCCGGGGCGCCACCGTCTGGTGGCTCGCCTACACGGCGCAGCCGCGCGAGGACGCCGGCGGGCCTTCCTACTTCTGGGGCCGCGCCTCCCGCGCCGAGCGGAGGTTCTACCGCCTCTGCTTCCTCGAGCGCGACCGCGATCTCATCCTCGGCGAGTACCTCCCCCACGTCCGCCGCGAGGGCCGCGCCGTCATGGTCAAGAACCGCCAGCGCAAGCTCTTCACCAACATCTCCGGCGACAGCTGGGACTCCGACGGGTTAGTGGCTCACCACCAGCTCCTCGATCTGTCTGCTAGCTCCTCTTGTGATGTGACTGATCATCCTGCGCCAGCTTCTGGTCCGGCGGCAGCTCGTGGAGCCACGTGGTGTTCGAGCACCCCAAGACGTTCGCGACGTTGGCCATGGACCCGGCCAAGAAGAAGGAGATCATGGACGACCTCGACGCGTTCCGCGGCGGCAAGGACTACTACGCCCGCGTCGGCAAGGCGTGGAAGCGCGGCTACCTCCTCTACGGCCCGCCCGGCACCGGCAAGTCCACCATGATCGCCGCCATGGCCAACTACCTCGACTACGACGTATACGACATCGAGCTCACCTCCGTGCGCACCAACACCGACCTCCGCAAGCTCTTCATCGAGACCACCAGCAAGTCCATCATCGTCATCGAGGACATCGACTGCTCCCTCGACCTCACCGGCAAGcgcaagaagaagaaggagtcGGCGGAGGGCGACGGCGAGAGCAAGGACGGCGGCGACAAGAAGGACGGGGCGGAGGCGGCCAgcaaggaggaggagaaggaggacaAGAGCGCCAGCAAGGTGACCCTCTCCGGCGTGCTCAACTTCATCGACGGCCTCTGGTcggcgtgcggcggcgagcGCATCATCGTGTTCACCACCAACCATGTCGAGAAGCTGGACCCGGCGCTGATCCGGCGCGGCCGCATGGACAAGCACATCGAGATGTCCTACTGCTGCTTCGAGTCCTTCCGGTTCCTCGCCAGGGTCTACCTCGACGTGGACGCCCACCCGCTGTTCGACGCCGTGGCGTCGCTGCTCAGGGAGGCGGACATGACCCCCGCCGACGTCGCCGAGAACCTGACGCCCAAGGGCCCCGGCGAGGATGCCGACTCGTGCCTCGCCGCGCTGGTGGAGGCGCTCCAGAAGGCCAAGGAGAAGGCGCTCGCGAAGAAGGCCAAGGAGGAGGCGCTGGCGGCGAAGAAGGCCAGAGGAAAGgcgaaggaggcggcggccgccgaAGAGGCCGATGGCGACGACGAGTAGGCGGATGATGCTGACCGATTCTTGGCTACCACTCGAGGATGAGTGCTTGCATCGCTAGCTATTGCTAGTTGCTAGAGCTATAGAAGTGGATATTGACTTATTGATCGAGTACGTGCTCTTTTTCTATATGATCTTAGCTAATGTTATTGGGATCTTCTGAAAATTATACTAACTATATTTTTTGTCGAGTGAATGTTTCTACATTGTCAGCACAGCATGATCAAATCAtaaactaattaggtttaatacattcgtctcacgaattagcttctatttatgcaattggttttataattagattatATTTAATTCTTTTAGTTGGTATCCAAATATCCGATGGGATTAAAGTTTAGTCTCGAGGAACGAATAGACCCTTAGTCTTTAGTCTTTAGCTGACTCGAAACCACTCAAAAATAAACTCAGCTACATGATTGTCTAGTCAGCACTTTTCCATCCTTGTTGTCTTGTTGCCGTCATTAATAATGTCTCGAGATGTGTGACAAGGTCAGGTGTCAAAAGGAAGACGAAAACAACTTGTCCTGGATCAATCTTGCAGCCACGAAAATCGCAATCAGAATCAGGCGGCGGCTCAACCGACCTGCCTTCGAccagcagccgccgccatgCCACCCACCCCCATGCTCCCGGAGACCGTGACAACCCAGCCCACCAGAGCATTCGGTCCACGACTACAAACTAGATAGCAAGGCCCACGAGTCACACGGGACGGAACTACCCAGCCCAGTTTTTTCTGTTGGACTTTCGACGAGCAGCTGGGCCACAAGAGGAACGTGGGCTGAATTTCGTGAATTCACTGCCCACTGATGAGTATTGGTCTGAGCTAGCCGTTAACCACCGGCTTTTGTTCGAGTCGTTTTTAACAACTTTTTCGTCCAGTTATAATGTGCCACGCCAGCAAACATCGTTACTAGAAAAGAAAAACTAAATCGATTGAAAAATGAATAACAAATCGCTGAAAAGTAATAAAGAAAAACTGAAAACAAGAATCAGTTAAAAATTAAGTAAAAAACAGTCATGAGGACATCATTACTAGTTTCATTATAAGGTActcaacacaaacaaaaatGATTAATATTTTAAGCCTCGTGTTTATGAAATCGCTTCTGTTTTAAATTATTAATATACTCTCTCTGTTCCAGAATATAGCTATTTTTAAATTTTCCCAAGTTAAAACTTTCAAACTTTGACCATAAATAACCATAGATGGTACAAATATTATAAAGATTGACAACATAAAAATAATATTAATTTATTCATAATCAAGCCAGCTATCATAACGTGTAACCTTCTCTATTTAAAAGTAATTATTTTTAGAGATATTATTGGTTAAAGATAAAAAATATTTGACTTTGACCAAGTCTAAAAGTTGTTATATTTTAGAATGGATGTAGTACTAGGTTTTATATCTTTAGGCATGCAAAGACAAAATGTTGATTACTAGACCTTTTATGCATTTGTGTTTTTCAAATTCATCTCCTGTTTTATCACTTGGTACGACGATCAAAATGAAAAGGCTGACAGCAAAACATTTTTGAGGGATGATTGAATAAACCAGGGACACTGACATGCTCAGCTCTAGAAATTCGAAAAATTTGACATTACCTAATTTAAATTTGacccaaaaatagccttttgaTTCTAAGATAGGTTCTCCAGTACCTAACTGACCCAGTAGCTGATAAATAAAATGTTgggtaaaaaaaatatatggtTTGAAACCCACACAATTTCTGTTCAACTAATTATTCACAcaccttttattttgaaacaaaAAGCCCAATCacagttttttttttggaatCAGCCAATCAGGTGGGACAACTTTCACGGCACGAAGCATTGGCACACCAGGAATGTTTCTGTGCGCCATCGTGCCATGCCATGCCGTGTTACCTGCTGTTGCTGATCGGTTCAGAGTTGTGAGACCTGACACGGAGCCGGCAGCAATGGCGGCTCGTGCACCGGCGCTGCGTCAGCATCAGCACGAGCGCGATCACCGGAAGCAGCAGCGGCAAGGGCTGCCTCGTACTGAGCGCCAGCCACGCGGCGCCACCTCCGCAGGCCCTCGCGGACGCTCTGGCTGTAGTCGTCGTCGTCGCGGTCGCGGAAGGCCACGCGGTCGTCCATCGCGTTCATGATGCCGGTCAGGAACAGCTCCAGCTTCCATTCCTCCATGCGCGGGAGGTCCGAGTGCCGGTAGACGAACTGGAAGACCTCCTGACCAAAGAGACGGGCAGGTCGTGTCAGCAGCTACGGGCTGTGCGAGCAGCAGAGGACGACGGTGAGTCGCCGTCAGTGCTTGCGTCGGCGTGGAGAGCAGTACATTGCGGTCGACGGCGGGGATGGCGTGCGTGTGGTAGTCCTCCAGCACCGCCCGCAGCatctcctcctccggcggctGCGCTGCCCTGCCGGACAGCGCCAGCGCGACCCACCTCGCCTGCGCCTCGAAGAACCACGGCGCGAAGACCCGCATCGGCACGCCGATGAACGACAGCGATGGCGCGAGCGACGGCGGGAAGGTGTGCTCGTACAGTGGGCCGACGCGGCTGCCGTCCACGGTGACGAGCCCCGCCGTGTCCAGGAACGGGATCGAGTAGGTGTACCCGGTGCAGTAGATGACGGtgtcggcgacggcgacggagcCGTCGGCGAACGCCACCGTCCCGTCCTCGCGCAGGCGGTCCACCGGCGGGTGCAGTCGGATGCCGGCGTGGTTGGCAAGCAACTTCGACATCATCGGCGACGGCGTCGTGGCATCCTCCACGGACTTGGCCACGAGGTGAACCTCCTTGGCGACGCCGCAGAGCTCCGTCGCGATGTCCAGGCCGCTCTCCCCGCAgccaaccaccaccaccgcctcgCCGCTGAAGGGGTCCGGCACCCGGTACGAGTGGCTGTGCAGCTGCCGCCGCGGCCACACCTCCATTCCTTCGATGCTCGGCAGCCTTGGCTGCGAGTAATGGCCGTTGGCCACGACCACGGCGTCGAACACCTCCTCCGTGGGCgacccctcctcgccgccgtccggaTCGAGGCGTACAGATCTCACCAGCCATTTCACGTCCGAGCAGCcaggaccgccgccgccgccagcctccCGCGGCGCCATGGCGACGCGCACGACCCTGGTGTTGAGCCTGACGGCGTCCGCTAGCCTGAACGCGGCGCAGAAGTCCCTGAGGTATAGCGGAGCACCTCGCGGTGGCCCGGGAAGCGGCGCGCGTCGCGGCCGGGCCTGGGCACGAACTGGAAGTCGGAGAAGCCCATGCACTCGCGCGGGCTGATGAGCCGCACCGACGCGTGCACGCTGCTGTGCACCTTCACCGGCGCCGCGGCTCCCAGCGGGTCGCCGTCGTCGGCCCTCGGGTCGTACAGCCACTGCCCGCCGACGTCGCCGCGCTGCTCCATGACCGTGACGGCGAGGCCCTCGCGCCGCAgctcgcgcgccgccgccagccccgaCATGCCCGCGCCGACGACGCACACCTTCACGAGCCTGTGCGTAGCCATATCCATCGAGACAAGATTGATTCACGCATGCGATCTGGAATTGCGATCAGCTCTGACATTTTTATCAGCGTTACGCTGCGGCCATGTGAAGGATCAACCCGTTGGTCTCTACTGGTTGTTGTCAACCTTTTTTTCGCCAACGTGGttgtcgtcaacctcaaggaagGCATCCATTTCTGGCCAGACACTCGTCTCTGATCTGACATCTGATATCTTGGGCCCTACAACAACTTCACCAATCAAAATCTCAATGATGTTCTTCTGCAGGGGACGCTCGTGGATAGCATGCGCCAATTATAGTAGCCTTTCGCACTGATCAGCCGCAGACTCGCAGGCAAGGTTATCAGAATCCGATCCGTATCCTTGTCTCAAGCGGGTCGTCGCCGTCTGCCCTCGGA is part of the Panicum hallii strain FIL2 chromosome 2, PHallii_v3.1, whole genome shotgun sequence genome and encodes:
- the LOC112879281 gene encoding AAA-ATPase At3g28580-like isoform X2 — encoded protein: MEASSSLWSGVNSGIVLSLLAVVWTMLWQGLQGLQLQHFFGRHSRRLSRRLAAALDPYLTVTIAEYDGGRMRRSDAYKEAQAYLQRATREARGGVRHLKAEPDRDPDRLVLSMGDNEEVADEFRGATVWWLAYTAQPREDAGGPSYFWGRASRAERRFYRLCFLERDRDLILGEYLPHVRREGRAVMVKNRQRKLFTNISGDSWDSDGSWSHVVFEHPKTFATLAMDPAKKKEIMDDLDAFRGGKDYYARVGKAWKRGYLLYGPPGTGKSTMIAAMANYLDYDVYDIELTSVRTNTDLRKLFIETTSKSIIVIEDIDCSLDLTGKRKKKKESAEGDGESKDGGDKKDGAEAASKEEEKEDKSASKVTLSGVLNFIDGLWSACGGERIIVFTTNHVEKLDPALIRRGRMDKHIEMSYCCFESFRFLARVYLDVDAHPLFDAVASLLREADMTPADVAENLTPKGPGEDADSCLAALVEALQKAKEKALAKKAKEEALAAKKARGKAKEAAAAEEADGDDE
- the LOC112879281 gene encoding AAA-ATPase At3g28580-like isoform X1 produces the protein MEASSSLWSGVNSGIVLSLLAVVWTMLWQGLQGLQLQHFFGRHSRRLSRRLAAALDPYLTVTIAEYDGGRMRRSDAYKEAQAYLQRATREARGGVRHLKAEPDRDPDRLVLSMGDNEEVADEFRGATVWWLAYTAQPREDAGGPSYFWGRASRAERRFYRLCFLERDRDLILGEYLPHVRREGRAVMVKNRQRKLFTNISGDSWDSDGFWSGGSSWSHVVFEHPKTFATLAMDPAKKKEIMDDLDAFRGGKDYYARVGKAWKRGYLLYGPPGTGKSTMIAAMANYLDYDVYDIELTSVRTNTDLRKLFIETTSKSIIVIEDIDCSLDLTGKRKKKKESAEGDGESKDGGDKKDGAEAASKEEEKEDKSASKVTLSGVLNFIDGLWSACGGERIIVFTTNHVEKLDPALIRRGRMDKHIEMSYCCFESFRFLARVYLDVDAHPLFDAVASLLREADMTPADVAENLTPKGPGEDADSCLAALVEALQKAKEKALAKKAKEEALAAKKARGKAKEAAAAEEADGDDE